A region of Mauremys mutica isolate MM-2020 ecotype Southern chromosome 2, ASM2049712v1, whole genome shotgun sequence DNA encodes the following proteins:
- the RPS20 gene encoding 40S ribosomal protein S20 has protein sequence MAFKDSGKAPVEQEVAIHRIRITLTSRNVKSLEKVCADLIRGAKEKNLKVKGPVRMPTKTLRITTRKTPCGEGSKTWDRFQMRIHKRLIDLHSPSEIVKQITSISIEPGVEVEVTIADA, from the exons ATg GCATTTAAAGATAGTGGCAAAGCACCTGTGGAACAGGAAGTAGCAATTCACCGAATTAGAATTACCTTGACAAGTCGCAATGTAAAGTCCCTTGAGAAGG TCTGTGCTGATTTGATCAGAGGTGCCAAGGAAAAGAATCTAAAAGTGAAGGGGCCTGTTCGCATGCCTACTAAG ACTCTGCGAATCACTACTAGGAAAACACCTTGTGGTGAAGGTTCTAAGACCTGGGATCGTTTCCAGATGCGTATCCACAAGCGTCTCATTGACTTACACAGTCCCTCTGAGATTGTTAAGCAGATCACGTCTATCAGTATTGAACCAGGTGTAGAAGTTGAAGTTACTATTGCTGATGCCTAA